TGATATACCTTATTCAGCGGAATTTTCAGGATATCCGCCAAGTTCAAAAGGTCGTTGTCACCAATGACCTGCCGGCTTTTACCCTGGCTGTCTTTTTCAATCCGTGCCCTTGATTCAAATGAATCATTCGCCGGCATCATCCACCCCCAATTGGCGGAAAAATGCCTACGCGGTCTTTGTCTTTCATTGGGGAATCCAGGGTCGCCCCTACCCCATTAAGAAACACCAGCTTAATCTCCTTTTCGGGAACCCCTAAACGTTGGGCCGCATCCCGTATCGTGGCAGGCCCGTCAAAACTGAGACAACCGTCGGCATCCATATCCCCATGGTTGGCGTAGGAGGCAAGTGTGGCAAAAAGTCTGATCTCTATTTTCATTTCTTGCTGTCCGTTCCTTTGTCTGTTTTTTTATCCGATTCGTTGTTTGGGGAAGCAACAAGCCCCAAAAGGAGGCGATATGGCCCGGGAGTCCCGGGCGGCAGTGCCGCGATCCGGTCTCCGTCATGAAGCAGGGTGTCAAGGGGTGCGATCTTCCCGTTAACAAAAACCCCCTCAATATCCTGTGGGGCGATTCCCAGACCGTCTAAAATATCCTGCACACATTGACCATCATCTAAATCAAGAACAGCATCTACACAAGGAATATTTTGCGCTTTAAGTTTTTTTTGCAAAAATGAAAACGCATTGAATAGTACAGTGCCCATATAATTTCCAAACGCTTAGAATAAAAAAAACGGGGCAGCCCATACGGAACTGCCCCGAAACAACACTCAGTTACAACACAAATTAGAATTTTACAGCTTCAGAGAGTTCCTCAGTTGTGAAATCCCAAGATACGTCGTGCGGTGCAATCTTTTCCTTGAACATCTCGGGCAGCTGATCATCCTTAGAGGTAAAACCGGCCCGACGATTAAACTCCAGCTCGTCTTTCAGAATAGAAATACCCAGGTTGATGACATCATCCGTCACAAGACTTAAACCGTATCTTGCATTGATCATATCCACAACCATCTGCAGGCCTTCGGGATTGTCAAGAATGGGGAAGGCCACGAACAGACAGAGTCCTGCAGCATCAATAGCAGCAGTGGCGATCTGCAGGGTCTTAGAGGTTTCCACGTTGTTGTCTTTTTTCAAAGGATCAATGGAACCGCCCACGCCGAGAATATTCTGGCATACACCGTATCCTGCGGTATGGTCTGCACCCATGGGCGTTGTGGCATATGTAACACCAACTGCTTTAACCGCTCTTGGGTCATAGGCAGGAAGCGCCTGACGTTTTACAACGGGCACCCGGTCAACACCAAGCGCCTGGCCTGTAAAGGCCGCACCGTTACCGATGATTTTGCCCATGGGATCGCCTGTACCAACTTTTTTAAGCAGCTCAATGGCAGCTTTGCCGTCGCCCCAGGGAATAACGCCGCCTTCCATGGCAATACCGATGGCCACACCCGTATCAATGGTATCAAGACCGAATTCGTCACACAGTCTGTCCATCATGGCAATATCATCCAGATCCTTGATCATGCAGTGTGAACCGAACGCCCAGACGGTTTCATACTCAAAGCCGGAAGTGAGGTAATTGTTGTCCTTGTCATTATAGATCTGTGAACATTTGATCACGCAGCCCGGATGGCAACCTTCAGCTGCGACCCCACCACGTTTTTCAATGTTGGCAGCCAGAACTTCGCCGCTGATTTCCTTGGCATCTTCAAACCGGCCTGTTCTAAAGTTCTTGGTAGGCAGAGCACCAGCCTCATTAATAACATTAACCAAAACGGCGGTACCAAAGGCCGGCAGGCCCTGGCCTGAAACTGGATGGCTTGTAAGCAGTTCGACCCATTTTTTATTGGCTGCCTTGAAGGCTTCGGGATCACTTAGTGCCACACGCTCTGTGCCTTTATCATCAACAACAATGGCTTTGATTTTCTTGGATCCCAGGACCGCCCCAAGACCGCCGCGACCGGCTGCCCGGCCCGGATGCCCTTTGGGATCGGCAAAATGGATGGATGCCCCTGTCAAGCGCTGTTCCCCGGCAACCCCGATACTTGCGGTGCCCACACGTTTTCCAAACCGCTCCCAGAGCTTTGTAATCATCTCTCCGTTATTTATACCCACGTACTCGTCAGCAGGAAGGAACTCAACACTGTCTTTTTTAATAACAATCATGGAGAACGCGTCGTCCTCGGGTTTATCCTCCAAAACCAGGGCTTTAATCCCAAGCCGGGCCAGTTTCTGGGAAACCAGGCCGCCGCTGTTACTCTCTTTGATACCACCGGTCAACGGAGATTTTGAGCCCAAGGAAAGCCGTCCTGAATTGGCAGCAGGAGAGCCGGTCAATAATCCTGGTGCAAAGACCAGTTTATTGTCTTTACCTAGAGGATGGCATGTGGCAGGGACTTCATTTAAAATCATTTTCGAGGTCAGGGCACGTCCGCCAAGCCCTGCAATATCTTCAGCCGGTGTTTCAAATGAATACGTTTTTTCCCTGGTGTTAATTCTTAAAATTTGTGACATGTGGTGCTTGCTCCTTGAATCTGTACTTTTAATCGGCCAGTCTTTTTTTCACAAACCACTGCTTAAAAATTTGGCCCTGTTCTACTCAACTCTACATATTAAAGTTTAGAAAATTTTATGTCAACTAATTAAAATCATTGTATTTTACAATCACCAGTCTTATGGAAAATAAGTTATTTCTCAAGATTATCAGTCGAAAACAAGACGATCTAAAAGAGAATTCTAACCCATACGGGCAAATACCGACAAGCGACAATTTTAGCTTTTTAATTCGTCTTCTGCGTGATGACTTTTTATGTCGGACGATCTTATTCCAAATGAAGCGACACGGCATTGTCAATAAGCTGGTCCATGCCCCATTTACCAATGAGAGATGAGGTTGCCCAGGCCTGCTTCAGAATTTGAATGGACTTCTGCATAAAGATTATAGTTGTGGGCCCAGCCAAACCTTAGGTCGCCGTCTATATGGTAATTGCCGCCAAAATAGGTTCTTTTGAAGGCAAGACACCCCCGGCACTGCCGGACAGGGAAAGGTCCGTAATCCCTTTTCCCTAAAATGCTTGACTGGAATTAAGTAAGGTGTCCCCCGAATTCAGTATACGTATTGGGCCTGGTATCCGCTTTCCCTGAGAAGGGCGATCATCAAAGAGGCTTGGTCAAAGTCGTTTCCGGTAAGAAAGGATTAGTACCATTTTCAATTTTAATGAACTTTCTTAAAATGCCCATTTTGCCTCCAAAAACATTAACCTAAGCCTATTTTGATGGTATTTTTAAAGAACATTTACTTTTATTTCAGTTCGTTAGCTCGGCCCAACCCGCAACCCATAGCCCAACCCGCAACCCATAGTTCAACCCATAGTTTTGCGTCCTGCCTTATTCGCTCTGCTCAACGGTGATTTATTCGCCTCGCTCAACATGGTGCCCTTCAAGGGATTTTTAAGGCAGTTAAAAATAAAACCGGGCCCCAAAAATCCTTTTAAAATCTAAGTTTAACACTATTGGCAGACGAATAATATTCGATCTTTGATTCAGGTAACTCTAACTGAAGTTGCTTTGCTATCGATATTCCCAGTGAATCAAGCCTGTTTACATTCTGAGAGTCTGAATATGAATTATAATGTTCCATTTCATATTCACCTATCCAATGTTTAATTTTATCTGAAAGACTTTTTGATATCCCTATTTCATCCGCTGTCAAATAACCACCATTGACAGCATCCCTTATTCCCGTTCCTGAAAGCATTCCATCAACGACTAAATATCGCATTTATTTCACCCGTTCGGTCTAAAAAATCGATGGTCAATTACTCCATCTTTGGTAACGCCGATTTCAAAAACTCCATTCTTACCATTCATCGTCCCTGACTTTTGGTATATATTATAGCCGTTATTTTTAGGAATTGGCTTTGTTGAAAGGACCTCTGCGTCAAAGCTATAAGGGAAATTATGGCTAACAGGGTCTTCTACTCCTCTTTCTCTAACACGAGGTGCATATTGTAATTCCTGGCTTGTACTATTTGATCCAAGCCCTAAAAGCTTTGTCCATCCATAGTAAGCGGCAACTCCAACAGTAACATTCCTGGCCCATGCCTTTGCAAAATTTCCAAAGGTCAAATTGCTTTCTGTACACAACCCCAAAGGATCAATGAACATAACAGGATTATTTGAGGCGTACGCATACAAGTTAACATCCCCACCGTCAAATCCTAAAGGATCTTCGGAGATGAACCTGCCCACTTCCGGATCATAATATCTGGCCCGCATGTAGTACCAGCCGTTTTCCTCGGCCATGACGCCGTATTGGCCCACAAACTTGAAGGGCTGTACCACATTTTCCTGCTGGTTGGCAATGGTGCCGAACGGGGTATAGGCGTAGGCGTTGACTATGGTTTTGGTGTTGTCGGTCAGAGCCACGGTGTGGCCGGTGGCGTCAAAATGGTAGCAGTACATGGTGCCGGCGGGTTCCACCATGGCCAAAAGGCCTGCGCCGTAGATATAGTAGCGCTGGATTTGGTTTGACGCGTCGGCTTCGGCAAGCAGGTTGCCCGAAGCATCATAGATGTACCGGGTGATGACGCCGTCTCGGTCAGCTTCCAGGCGGTTTCCGGCCCCGTCGTATTTGAACTGGTGGGTTGTGTTTCCGGCAATGGATGTCAGCCGGTGTTCGGGGTCAAAGGTTAAGGTGTTGCCGTAGGCTGCGATGAGCTGGCCTTCGTCATCATATGTAAATGTGTTGGTGCCGTCGCTTTCTATCTGGTTGCCCGTGGAGCTGATGGTGAAAGTTTTGGTGGTTGCGGTGAGATCGGGTTCCAGGGGCACTTCCCGGGTTACCTGGATGCGGTTGCCGTTTCCGTCCAGGGTAAACTGGTAGGTGGCGATGGCATCCCCGCCTGTAATGATAAGATTGTCAAGGCCGGAGAGGCGGTCGGCATTGTCGTAACTATAGGTGATTACCGTTCCGTTGAACTGGGTCAGGGATTCAAGGCGGCCCCCGGGATCATAGTCGTAGGTGGCGGTCCTGTCCATCCAGTCCGTAACGGTTTTCAGGCGGTTCAGCGCGTCATAGGTGTAGGTTACGGTCTTGTTGCCCGGATAGGTGAGTGTGGCAAGATTACCGGCTTCATCAAAGGTGTAGGCAACCGAAAATCCGCCGGCATCTGTTTTGGATATCAGGCGGTTGACAGCATCATAGGCAAAGGTTGTTGTGCCCAGGCTGTCCTGCATTTGTATGAGATTATCCCGGGTGTCGTAGGTGTAAGTTGTGGGTGTCCCTGACGGGAAGGCTACTGTGTCGGGCTTGCCGGAATCCGTATACGTGTATGTTACCGTGTCGTTGTTCCGGTCGGTTATGGTGTTTATTTTACCATCATCGTAATAGGTGATGGACATGGCGTTCAAGAAGGGGTCTGTCCGGGTTTGAAGCAGTCCCCTGTCATCATAGACAAAAGAGGTGGCGGACCCGCCCTGGTCGGTCAGGCCGGTCATAAGCCCGATGCCGTTATAATTATAATCAACGGCAGGGGCTGAAGCGGTTTGGCTGGTATCCGGGTTGCCGTAATTGTCATAGGTCAGGGTCGTGACAATGCCCCGGCCGTCTGTTGACGTATGGGGCAGGCCGTTGGAATAGAATGTGGCAGAAGTCTCAATTGCAGTGCCCGGTTCGGGCCAGACTGTGGTCTTTTCCAGGTGGTGTTCTGAATCATAATCGTTGTGGGTCACATGGCCCAGGTTGTCGGTGATATCCGTGAGCCGGAACCGGGCATCATAGGTGTTGAGGGTTTCCTCGCCCAGGGCATTTAGGGTGCGGACAAGGTTGTTGTTGCCGTCATATTCATAATTTGTGGTATTGCCCCTGGGGTCTGTTGCGGATACAAGGTGATTCTGGCCGTCATAGGTAAAACCGGTGGTGTTGCCCAAGGCGTCTTCCGAAGCAATGAGCCGCTTTTTGCGGTCATAGCGGGAGATGGACCGGTTGCCTTGGCTGTCCTCTTCCACGCTCCGGTAGCCGGAATAGTAGAGGTGATAGGTGGCATCGCCGGCCTGGCGGGGCACGGTCTGGGTCATGACCCGGCCCAGGGCGTCATGGATGTTGATGACGGTGGTGATGCCTTCCGGGTTTTCCAGGGTTTCAAGTTTGTGGTCGTCAACATACCCGTAGTCCCAGACCTTGCCTTCGGGGTCGGTATATGAGGTGAGATTGCCGTCTGCATAGCCGAACGAAACGCTTCGGCCGGCGGAATCGCTTACCGATGTGAGAAGATCCCCGGTGTACCCCATGGTCAGGGTGTGGTTGAAGCTGTCGGAGACCGAGGATACTTTTTCGTTGGTGTAGGTAAACGCAACGGTGTTGCCGTCGGCGTCGGTGATGGTACTGACGCGGTGGCCGGTATTGAATTGGATCACCCGGTCAAACCGTTCTTCCATCCGGTATTTTCCGCCGGTCAGGGTCAGGGTGGCGTTCACCCCGGGGGGGGGGGATTGGCAATGGTGGTTGCCGCCGCCCAAATAGGTTCTTTGAAGGCAAGGGTCGTAACCCCTTTTTCTTAAAAGGCCTGACTGGAATTACGTAAACTGTCCCCCTCCCCCGAATACGATACTTATCATGGATGTCCCCCCGATCCCACGTCTACTTTTGCCTTGTAAATTTCCAGTTTGCTATATAAACGCTTAAAAAGATGGGGAGACCTACAGCAATATAAAAAAATGATATAGGATCAGTTTGTTTAATTATTAAAGCTTTAACTGTCCCAAGCACACCTGAAACAACTGAAGAAAGACTAATTATATGATAAAATGGTAAAGGGTCTGAAATAATATTCATTGGGTTTTTCTCAAAACTACCTTTGGATAGCTCATGTACCATTGACACTCCCCTGAAAAAGAATATTGAGAATCCAAAAACGCCTATGGAAACAATAGGGTAAATAAAAAAAGGAGGATAGCTCTCAAATTTATGGACATCTTGAATCAATGTAATTGTCGCACATAAAATCAGGAACAAAAGCTTAACTCCTATCCATTTTTTCTTTCCATTTATTTCCATGTATATCCCCCGTTAATGCCAGAAAAAATGAATCCCCCCAAACTTGCACGTTTATTAGCTTGAACAGAAATATGTGAACTCAAATTACCGGCACTATTAAGGTTAGCTTCTCCAGTAGCAGAGAATTGTCCAGTTAAGCCAGGTATAGAAGCCCCTCCATTTATACCGGTAGAAAGTGCAATATTGTCATTATTTGCTTTTAATTTAACTGATAAATCACCAGCAATTTCTGCTCCTCTGCCTGCGGCAATAAAACCTTGAGCCTCCACACCAAGACTAGCAGCAGATTGGCTATTTCCATTTGCCATTGGGGTGTTAGGGTCATTAT
This window of the uncultured Desulfobacter sp. genome carries:
- a CDS encoding MoaD/ThiS family protein, whose product is MKIEIRLFATLASYANHGDMDADGCLSFDGPATIRDAAQRLGVPEKEIKLVFLNGVGATLDSPMKDKDRVGIFPPIGGG
- a CDS encoding MoaD/ThiS family protein — encoded protein: MGTVLFNAFSFLQKKLKAQNIPCVDAVLDLDDGQCVQDILDGLGIAPQDIEGVFVNGKIAPLDTLLHDGDRIAALPPGTPGPYRLLLGLVASPNNESDKKTDKGTDSKK
- a CDS encoding aldehyde ferredoxin oxidoreductase C-terminal domain-containing protein, with translation MSQILRINTREKTYSFETPAEDIAGLGGRALTSKMILNEVPATCHPLGKDNKLVFAPGLLTGSPAANSGRLSLGSKSPLTGGIKESNSGGLVSQKLARLGIKALVLEDKPEDDAFSMIVIKKDSVEFLPADEYVGINNGEMITKLWERFGKRVGTASIGVAGEQRLTGASIHFADPKGHPGRAAGRGGLGAVLGSKKIKAIVVDDKGTERVALSDPEAFKAANKKWVELLTSHPVSGQGLPAFGTAVLVNVINEAGALPTKNFRTGRFEDAKEISGEVLAANIEKRGGVAAEGCHPGCVIKCSQIYNDKDNNYLTSGFEYETVWAFGSHCMIKDLDDIAMMDRLCDEFGLDTIDTGVAIGIAMEGGVIPWGDGKAAIELLKKVGTGDPMGKIIGNGAAFTGQALGVDRVPVVKRQALPAYDPRAVKAVGVTYATTPMGADHTAGYGVCQNILGVGGSIDPLKKDNNVETSKTLQIATAAIDAAGLCLFVAFPILDNPEGLQMVVDMINARYGLSLVTDDVINLGISILKDELEFNRRAGFTSKDDQLPEMFKEKIAPHDVSWDFTTEELSEAVKF
- a CDS encoding RHS repeat-associated core domain-containing protein, whose amino-acid sequence is MGGGNHHCQSPPPGVNATLTLTGGKYRMEERFDRVIQFNTGHRVSTITDADGNTVAFTYTNEKVSSVSDSFNHTLTMGYTGDLLTSVSDSAGRSVSFGYADGNLTSYTDPEGKVWDYGYVDDHKLETLENPEGITTVINIHDALGRVMTQTVPRQAGDATYHLYYSGYRSVEEDSQGNRSISRYDRKKRLIASEDALGNTTGFTYDGQNHLVSATDPRGNTTNYEYDGNNNLVRTLNALGEETLNTYDARFRLTDITDNLGHVTHNDYDSEHHLEKTTVWPEPGTAIETSATFYSNGLPHTSTDGRGIVTTLTYDNYGNPDTSQTASAPAVDYNYNGIGLMTGLTDQGGSATSFVYDDRGLLQTRTDPFLNAMSITYYDDGKINTITDRNNDTVTYTYTDSGKPDTVAFPSGTPTTYTYDTRDNLIQMQDSLGTTTFAYDAVNRLISKTDAGGFSVAYTFDEAGNLATLTYPGNKTVTYTYDALNRLKTVTDWMDRTATYDYDPGGRLESLTQFNGTVITYSYDNADRLSGLDNLIITGGDAIATYQFTLDGNGNRIQVTREVPLEPDLTATTKTFTISSTGNQIESDGTNTFTYDDEGQLIAAYGNTLTFDPEHRLTSIAGNTTHQFKYDGAGNRLEADRDGVITRYIYDASGNLLAEADASNQIQRYYIYGAGLLAMVEPAGTMYCYHFDATGHTVALTDNTKTIVNAYAYTPFGTIANQQENVVQPFKFVGQYGVMAEENGWYYMRARYYDPEVGRFISEDPLGFDGGDVNLYAYASNNPVMFIDPLGLCTESNLTFGNFAKAWARNVTVGVAAYYGWTKLLGLGSNSTSQELQYAPRVRERGVEDPVSHNFPYSFDAEVLSTKPIPKNNGYNIYQKSGTMNGKNGVFEIGVTKDGVIDHRFFRPNG